One region of Triticum aestivum cultivar Chinese Spring chromosome 6B, IWGSC CS RefSeq v2.1, whole genome shotgun sequence genomic DNA includes:
- the LOC123137208 gene encoding ras-related protein Rab-2-B produces MSYAYLFKYIIIGDTGVGKSCLLLQFTDKRFQPVHDLTIGVEFGARMITIDNKPIKLQIWDTAGQESFRSITRSYYRGAAGALLVYDITRRETFNHLASWLEDARQHANANMTVMLIGNKCDLSHRRAVSYEEGEQFAKEHGLVFMEASAKTAQNVEEAFIKTAGTIYKKIQDGVFDVSNESYGIKVGYAVPNASGGGAGSSSQAGGCCS; encoded by the exons ATGTCGTACGCCTACCTCTTCAAGTACATCATCATCGGCGACACAG gcGTGGGCAAGTCATGCCTGCTGCTGCAGTTCACCGACAAGAGGTTTCAGCCCGTGCACGACCTCACCATCGGCGTCGAGTTCGGCGCCCGCATGATCACCATCGACAACAAGCCCATCAAGCTCCAGATTTGGGACACG GCTGGCCAAGAATCATTCAGATCTATAACAAGATCATACTACAGAGGTGCTGCTGGTGCTCTTTTGGTTTATGATATCACCAG GAGGGAAACTTTTAACCATCTTGCGAGCTGGCTAGAAGATGCAAGACAGCATGCAAATGCCAATATGACAGTGATGTTAATCGGAAACAAATGTGATCTGTCTCATAGACGGGCTGTCAGCTACGAGGAGGGTGAACAGTTCGCCAAGGAGCATGGTCTAGTCTTTATGGAGGCATCTGCAAAAACAGCACAAAATGTTGAGGAG GCATTCATTAAGACGGCTGGAACAATATACAAGAAAATCCAAGATGGTGTTTTTGATGTATCTAATGAG TCCTACGGAATCAAGGTTGGCTATGCTGTCCCCAATGCATCTGGAGGTGGTGCTGGCTCGTCCTCTCAAGCAGGTGGCTGCTGCAGTTAA
- the LOC123137209 gene encoding small nuclear ribonucleoprotein SmD1a — protein MKLVRFLMKLNNETVTIELKNGTTVHGTIIGVDISMNTHLKTVKLTLKGKNPVTLDHLSVRGNNIRYYILPDSLNLETLLVEETPRVKPKKPTAGKPMGRGRGRGRGRGRGRGR, from the exons ATGAAGCTCGTCAG ATTCTTGATGAAGCTGAACAACGAGACGGTGACCATCGAGCTCAAGAATGGTACCACCGTCCACGGCACCATCATTG GCGTCGACATCAGCATGAATACTCATCTGAAGACTGTCAAGCTCACATTGAAAGGGAAGAATCCTGTTACCCTTGACCACCTTAGTGTGAGGGGAAACAACATTCGATATTACATCCTTCCTGACAGCTTAAACCTGGAGACGTTGCTGGTTGAGGAAACACCAAGGGTGAAGCCTAAGAAGCCTACTGCAG GGAAACCTATGGGTCGTGGGCGCGGCCGTGGTCGTGGGCGCGGTCGTGGCAGGGGGCGCTGA